The proteins below come from a single Excalfactoria chinensis isolate bCotChi1 chromosome 7, bCotChi1.hap2, whole genome shotgun sequence genomic window:
- the LOC140255020 gene encoding uncharacterized protein: MSQHKAALIHTKVVTGSWCCVLPRGEDVSEELSEEECSIARRAQRVALEVLEDALRKDRVLMKNLKDVVVLTGEGGEGWVERYAMLTERLLRSLIAQLQQAAFRKNPRKAGSYAYVKKNAWDRTIYLCPLFWQAPGELQKDSQPGTLIHEASHFLGLHDITYATASFRAGGGGTAICTDGHMPLSETLRKALLNANSIEYEFEIVLRHRQPYRGGCYGCCGETARHSICENALPWAGPACRPQSAAASTIGDIVQLALLPARDAMQRCLWDMRRVAEALGQHQRAVLVANITGGVVSVAGGVAAMAGLLLAPATLGNVLLLAAVGFGVSMAGSIASAAGTVSSSVGYLVRKGEAETLLEKFAAQAQAFTGCQEAVGRARRLLEALGQEESLDVILGVFRVVAGLGRSVFNGSSALRVSTVLAGAGPATSLAGTATYVLLGLCLALDIFFITKDSAHLHRGARSELVGSILVATAVLEREFGAIDEFCEKIRLILEEQE, from the exons ATGTCCCAGCACAAAGCCGCCCTGATCCACACCAAGGTGGTGACGGGCAGCTGGTGCTGCGTGCTGCCCCGCGGTGAGGACGTGTCGGAGGAGCTGAGCGAGGAGGAGTGCAGCATTGCCCGGCGGGCACAACGTGTGGCACTGGAGGTGCTGGAGGATGCGCTGCGCAAGGACCGCGTGCTGATGAAGAACCTGAAGGATGTGGTGGTGCTGAccggggagggaggagagggctgGGTGGAGCGCTACGCCATGCTGACCGAGCGGCTGCTGCGGAGCCTCattgcacagctccagcaggcCGCCTTCCGCAAGAACCCGCGCAAGGCCGGCTCCTACGCCTACGTCAAGAAGAACGCGTGGGACCGCACCATCTACCTGTGCCCGCTCTTCTGGCAGGCGCCTGGCGAGCTGCAGAAGGACTCACAGCCCGGCACGCTGATCCACGAGGCCTCGCACTTCCTGGGCTTGCACGACATCACTTACGCCACGGCCAGCTTcagggcgggcggcggcggcacgGCCATCTGCACAGACGGGCACATGCCCCTCTCTGAGACACTGCGGAAGGCGCTGCTCAACGCCAACAGCATCGAGTATGAGTTCGAAATCGTGCTGAGGCACCGGCAGCCTTATCGGGGTGGCTGCTATGGCTGCTGCGGGGAGACGGCACGTCACTCCATCTGCGAGAACGCACTGCCCTGGGCTGGGCCGGCCTGCAGGCCCCAGAG CGCGGCTGCCAGCACCATCGGGGACATTGTGCAGctggccctgctgcctgccCGGGATGCCATGCAGAGGTGTCTGTGGGACATGAGAAGAGTGGCAGAGGCCCTGGGCCAGCACCAGCGGGCGGTGCTGGTGGCCAACATTACCGGTGGGGTGGTGAGTGTGGCGGGGGGGGTGGCAGCCATGGCCGGGCTGCTGCTGGCCCCTGCCACACTGGGCaacgtgctgctgctggcggcTGTGGGTTTCGGTGTCTCTATGGCTGGGAGCATCGCCAGCGCTGCCGGCACCGTCAGCAGCAGTGTGGGCTACCTGGTGAGGAAGGGTGAGGCTGAGACGCTGTTGGAGAAGTTTGCAGCACAGGCACAGGCTTTCACAGGCTGCCAGGAGGCTGTGGGGAGGGCACGGAGGCTGCTGGAGGcgctggggcaggaggagagcCTGGATGTCATCCTGGGGGTGTTTCGGGTGGTGGCAGGGCTTGGGCGCAGCGTCTTCAATGGCAGCAGTGCCCTCAGAGTCAGCACGGTGCTGGCAGGAGCCGGCCCTGCCACCAGCCTTGCTGGGACAGCCACCTATGTCCTGCTTGGCCTCTGCCTGGCCCTGGATATCTTCTTCATTACCAAGGACTCAGCACACCTGCACCGTGGTGCACGCTcggagctggtggggagcatccTTGtggccacagctgtgctggagagggaGTTTGGTGCCATCGATGAGTTCTGTGAGAAAATCAGGCTGATTCTGGAGGAGCAGGAGTGA
- the CHPF gene encoding chondroitin sulfate synthase 2 produces MRLSLVLSVLRPAGPVAIGVSLGFTLSLLSVTWVEEPCGPPPRPAARPAPSDGSPGGPPAGGLHNGNAARRPNAVPGGLGADSWEPRVVPYRPPSPGRAAKKAVRTRYISTELGMRQRLFVGVLTSKSTLGTLAVAVNRTLAHRLERLVYFTGTRGRKVPHGMTVVTHGDERPIWNMYQTIRYLLEHCVNDFDWFFLVQDDTYTEAYRINRLVAHLSIDTHLYLGRPEEFIGGDTEGRYCSGGFGYLLSRSLLLRLQQHLESCRNDILSSRPDEWLGRCIIDHTAVSCTEEHEGLRYQYFELGKNVNPEQETDLHFQSAFTVHPVLDPVQMYRLHKYFAQVELERTYEEIQQLQLEIQNVSSLSADGDHSATWPIGIPPPFQPKTRFEVLRWDYFTEDQVYACVDGSPKCELQGADLADVADVVATAMDELNRKYQPVLHVHKQQLVNGYRRFDPTRGMEYTLDLQVEVVTQKGHSRSVTKRVHLVRPLSEVEIIPMPYVTEASRINVILPLTAHELDYAAHFLETYAAAAFESSENAVLTFLFIYDPFEAQQVTQNDIFAPVKAQITEYERKYAEVKIPWISVKTDAPSQIKVMDIISKKHPVDTLFFVAGVGTEVTIDFLNRCRMNTINNWQVFFPIHFQGYNPAVAYHNQAPPAMLDLLRDAGRFDRDVFHEACFYNADYMAARTRMASDVQENEDILETLDIYDMFIKYSNLHVFRAVEPSLLQHYRHQACNPRLSEEIYHRCVQSSLEGVGSRSQLAMVLFEQEQGNST; encoded by the exons ATGCGGCTGTCGCTGGTGCTGTCGGTGCTGCGGCCCGCCGGCCCGGTGGCCATCGGCGTGTCGCTGGGCTTTACCCTCAGCCTGCTCAGCGTCACCTGGGTCGAGGAGCCCTGCGggccgccgccgcgccccgccgcccgcccggcgCCGTCCGACGGCTCTCCGGGAGGCCCCCCGGCCGGAGGGCTGCACAACGGCAACGCGGCGCGCAGGCCCAACGCCGTGCCCGGCGGGCTGGGAGCCGACAGCTGGGAGCCGCGCGTCGTGCCCTACCGGCCGCCCAGCCCCGGCAGGGCCGCCAAGAAGGCCGTCAg GACTCGTTACATCAGCACGGAGCTGGGAATGCGGCAGCGGCTTTTCGTGGGCGTGCTGACCTCCAAGAGCACTCTGGGCACGTTGGCGGTGGCCGTGAACCGCACGCTGGCCCACCGCCTGGAGCGCCTGGTCTACTTCACGGGCACGCGGGGCCGCAAGGTGCCCCACGGCATGACAGTGGTGACCCACGGCGATGAGCGGCCCATCTGGAACATGTACCAGACCATCCGGTACCTGCTGGAGCACTGCGTCAATGACTTCGACTGGTTCTTCCTGGTGCAGGATGACACCTACACTGAGGCGTACCGCATCAACCGCCTGGTGGCCCACCTCAGCATCGACACCCATCTCTACTTGGGCCGCCCTGAGGAGTTCATTGGTGGTGACACCGAGGGACGCTACTGCTCTGGCGGCTTTGGGTACCTGCTGTCCCGCAGCCTCCTCCTgcgcctgcagcagcacctggagTCTTGCCGCAATGACATCCTCAGCTCCCGGCCTGACGAGTGGCTGGGACGCTGCATCATTGACCACACGGCAGTCAGCTGCACCGAGGAGCACGAG GGCCTACGTTACCAGTATTTTGAGCTGGGGAAGAATGTAAATCCTGAGCAGGAGACTGACCTCCATTTCCAGAGTGCATTTACTGTCCACCCTGTGTTGGATCCTGTCCAGATGTACCGGCTGCATAAGTACTTTGCGCAGGTGGAGCTGGAGAGGACATACGAGGAGATTCAGCAGCTCCAG CTCGAGATCCAGAACGTCAGCAGCCTGTCTGCAGATGGGGACCACAGCGCCACGTGGCCCATCGGCATCCCTCCTCCATTCCAGCCCAAAACTCGCTTTGAGGTGCTGCGCTGGGACTACTTCACAGAAGATCAGGTCTATGCCTGTGTGGATGGCTCCCCCAAATGTGAGCTGCAGGGCGCAGACCTAGCTGATGTGGCTGATGTGGTGGCCACAGCTATGGATGAGCTGAACCGCAAGTACCAGCCGGTGCTGCACgtccacaagcagcagctggtgaATGGCTATCGGCGCTTTGACCCCACACGTGGCATGGAGTACACGCTGGACCTGCAGGTGGAGGTGGTCACACAGAAGGGTCACAGCCGCTCCGTCACCAAGCGCGTGCACCTGGTGCGGCCTCTCAGCGAGGTGGAGATCATCCCCATGCCTTATGTGACAGAGGCCAGCCGCATCAACGTCATCTTGCCGCTCACTGCTCATGAACTGGACTATGCTGCACACTTCCTAGAGACCTATGCAGCAGCTGCCTTTGAGAGCAGCGAGAATGCAGTGCTCACCTTCCTATTCATCTACGATCCATTCGAGGCCCAGCAGGTGACCCAGAATGACATCTTTGCCCCTGTAAAGGCCCAGATCACAGAGTATGAGCGCAAGTATGCTGAGGTGAAGATCCCGTGGATCAGCGTGAAGACAGATGCCCCCTCCCAAATCAAGGTCATGGACATCATCTCCAAGAAGCATCCCGTGGACACGTTGTTCTTTGTGGCTGGCGTGGGCACAGAGGTCACCATTGACTTCCTGAACCGCTGCCGGATGAACACAATCAACAACTGGCAGGTCTTCTTCCCCATCCACTTCCAGGGCTACAACCCTGCTGTCGCCTACCACAATCAGGCACCACCTGCCATGCTGGACCTCCTGCGGGATGCGGGACGCTTTGACCGTGATGTTTTCCATGAGGCCTGCTTCTACAATGCTGACTACATGGCAGCACGCACCCGCATGGCGAGTGACGTGCAGGAGAATGAGGACATCCTCGAGACCCTGGACATCTATGACATGTTCATCAAATACTCCAACCTTCATGTCTTCCGGGCTGTGgagccctccctgctgcagcactacCGGCACCAGGCCTGCAACCCACGGCTCAGTGAGGAAATCTACCACcgctgtgtgcagagcagcctggAGGGTGTTGGGTCCCGCTCCCAGTTGGCCATGGTGCTCTTTGAGCAGGAGCAGGGGAACAGCACCTGA
- the TMEM198 gene encoding transmembrane protein 198: MPLPGLPRAMTATVQTLRFKLLPHDTDQEWAHSCQQEIERRYQVVPSVVCAMCCLFGIIYCFFGYRCFKAVMFLTGLMFGSIIIFMLCYKERVLDTQLSVEASVGIGLGIGVLCGLVTMLVRSVGLFMVGLLLGLLLAVATLVVMEQFYHPPTVWIPIALLLGVGMLFAVLTLQWQRFFTTLSTAVFGSAIMTVTVDYFIELFLLVQYIYERIKVAPARPVCWYSWVILGVWPLLTVLGVLVQWKVTAEGYSHTEVIISRQQRRVQLMRIKQREDRKEKKKKRRPHHPPPHQHKAHPPEPAYRRKPNPVRRFDGDVLSPSYIQSFRERQTGPSLNSLIASSHAVVDLDYDCSSTVPLTTGSGPAMRV, from the exons ATGCCTCTCCCAGGACTCCCCAGAGCCATGACTGCAACTGTGCAGACGCTGCGCTTCAAGCTGTTGCCGCACGACACGGACCAGGAGTGGGcgcacagctgccagcaggagatTGAGCGCCGCTACCAGGTGGTGCCCTCGGTGGTGTGCGCCATGTGCTGCCTCTTCGGGATCATCTACTGCTTCTTTG GTTACCGCTGCTTCAAGGCTGTCATGTTCCTGACTGGGCTGATGTTCGGCTCCATCATCATTTTCATGCTGTGCTACAAGGAGCGGGTGCTGGACACGCAGCTGAGCGTGGAGGCGTCGGTGGGCATTGGGCTGGGCATCGGGGTGCTGTGCGGGCTGGTCACCATGCTGGTGCGCAGCGTCGGCCTCTTCAtggtggggctgctgctggggctgttgCTGGCGGTGGCTACGCTggtggtgatggagcagttctaCCACCCTCCCACGGTGTGGATCCCCATCGCGCTGCTGCTGGGCGTGGGGATGCTCTTTGCCGTGCTCACCCTGCAGTGGCAGCGTTTCTTCACCACCCTCTCCACCGCCGTCTTCGGCAGCGCCATTATGACCGTCACCGTCGATTACTTCATCGAGCTCTTCCTGCTGGTGCAGTACATCTATGAGCGTATCAAGGTGGCCCCCGCTCGCCCTGTGTGCTGGTACAGCTGGGTCATCCTGGGCGTCTGGCCGCTGCTCACCGTGCTGGGTGTCCTGGTCCAGTGGAAGGTCACGGCCGAGGGTTACTCTCACACTGAAG TGATCATCAGCCGGCAGCAGCGCCGTGTGCAGCTGATGCGCATCAAGCAGCGGGAGGACcgcaaagaaaagaagaagaagcgGAGGCCCCACCACCCACCTCCCCACCAGCACAAGGCACACCCGCCTGAGCCCGCCTACCGCCGCAAGCCCAACCCTGTGCGCCGCTTCGATGGGGACGTGCTCTCCCCA AGCTACATCCAGAGTTTCCGAGAGCGGCAGACAGGGCCATCCCTCAACAGCCTCATTGCCAGCTCCCATGCTGTGGTGGACCTGGACTATGACTGCAGCTCCACCGTGCCCCTCACCACAGGCTCCGGCCCCGCCATGCGGGTGTAA